The following proteins are encoded in a genomic region of Glycine max cultivar Williams 82 chromosome 18, Glycine_max_v4.0, whole genome shotgun sequence:
- the LOC100816751 gene encoding BPS1-like protein isoform X1: MSRAQDANRSFFPFGNPFRMISPKGPKISSQLLLILHAFEATLEERLKKLIPKSKDEILSLSWMTLAMQALCESHNDIKTLITELELPVHDWDEKWIDVYLDISVKLLDICIAFSSELSRLNQGHLLLHCALHNLGSSSSEQYVRACSSLDGWKQHIGSGNPRIEKCGSILDNLLRSLDLPKVKKSAKGKVLMQAMYGVKVQTVFLCSVFAAAFSGSTKNMSDLDVADVYSWAPTFKSLQDLVNGEIRVRSGRFTILNELEVVDSSVKELYPIIQGVSDAIETESLAKIVGELGRATEKLSQGLDLLTKEVDSFFQVVLTGRDALLSSLRSGATFIDSIQAGNRDAQIVN; encoded by the coding sequence ATGAGCCGGGCACAGGATGCAAACCGATCATTCTTCCCTTTTGGAAATCCTTTTAGGATGATATCACCGAAAGGCCCAAAAATTTCTTCACAGCTGTTGTTAATATTACATGCTTTTGAAGCAACTTTGGAAGAGAGGCTGAAAAAGCTTATTCCCAAGAGCAAGGATGAGATCCTCAGCTTGTCTTGGATGACTTTGGCCATGCAGGCACTTTGTGAGAGTCATAATGACATTAAAACCCTCATAACAGAGCTTGAGCTTCCTGTACATGATTGGGATGAGAAATGGATAGATGTGTACTTGGACATTAGTGTGAAGTTACTAGATATATGCATTGCATTTAGCTCTGAATTATCACGCCTGAACCAGGGTCATCTTTTACTTCATTGTGCATTGCACAATTTAGGTTCTTCCTCTTCAGAGCAGTATGTTCGGGCATGCTCTTCACTTGATGGTTGGAAACAGCATATTGGTTCTGGAAACCCTAGGATTGAGAAATGTGGCAGCATTTTGGATAATCTTCTGCGGTCACTTGATCTGCCAAAGGTTAAAAAGTCTGCTAAAGGGAAGGTTTTGATGCAAGCTATGTATGGAGTAAAGGTGCAGACAGTATTTTTATGCAGTGTGTTTGCTGCGGCTTTTTCGGGCTCTACAAAGAATATGTCAGATTTGGATGTGGCTGATGTATATTCTTGGGCTCCAACCTTTAAAAGTTTGCAAGATCTTGTAAATGGGGAAATTAGAGTTAGAAGTGGGCGATTTACTATATTGAATGAGTTGGAAGTAGTTGATTCCTCTGTGAAGGAATTATATCCTATTATCCAGGGCGTCTCAGATGCCATTGAGACAGAATCACTTGCGAAGATTGTTGGGGAATTAGGCAGAGCAACAGAGAAGCTTTCACAAGGACTAGATCTTCTTACAAAGGAAGTCGATAGCTTTTTCCAAGTGGTCTTGACTGGTCGTGATGCCTTGCTATCTAGTTTGAGGTCAGGTGCAACTTTCATTGACAGCATTCAGGCGGGTAACAGAGATGCACAAATAGTCAATTGA
- the LOC100817295 gene encoding probable serine/threonine-protein kinase At1g01540 has product MSIFDGAFMNTQLSKHTSIFGLRLWVVIGILIGVFIVFTLFLLSLCLVSRRNRRRSGAGTGYKVAGGADAAKDIHTIVHLPGPHMLRPPAPEIHVEMGKKTEHRVVVQCDRVSSEESKVTVGSGCETTSSFGSGSVGGPGPGLGPEVSHLGWGRWYTLRELEDATGGLSPENVVGEGGYGIVYHGVLNDGTKIAVKNLLNNKGQAEKEFKVEVEAIGRVRHKNLVRLLGYCVEGAYRMLVYEYVDNGNLEQWLHGDVGAVSPLTWNIRMNIILGTARGLAYLHEGLEPKVVHRDVKSSNILIDRQWNSKVSDFGLAKLLCSENSYVTTRVMGTFGYVAPEYACTGMLTEKSDIYSFGILIMEIITGRSPVDYSRPQGEVNLIEWLKTMVGNRKSEEVVDPKLPEMPSSKALKRALLIALRCVDPDATKRPKMGHVIHMLEADDLLFHTEQRTEGESSRSYQSEQRDSNLDKRRDGGANDKSEDASTRWR; this is encoded by the exons ATGTCAATCTTCGACGGAGCTTTCATGAACACGCAACTCTCCAAGCACACTTCGATCTTCGGCCTCCGTCTCTGGGTCGTGATCGGAATTCTCATCGGAGTCTTCATCGTCTTCACGCTCTTCCTCCTCTCCCTCTGCCTTGTCTCTCGCCGGAACCGCCGCCGCTCCGGCGCAGGCACCGGCTACAAGGTCGCCGGAGGCGCCGACGCGGCGAAGGACATCCACACGATCGTGCACCTTCCCGGGCCCCACATGCTCCGGCCTCCGGCGCCGGAGATCCACGTGGAGATGGGGAAGAAGACGGAGCACCGGGTGGTGGTGCAGTGCGATAGGGTTTCAAGTGAGGAGAGTAAGGTCACGGTGGGGAGTGGGTGTGAAACGACGTCGTCTTTTGGAAGTGGGAGTGTTGGTGGGCCTGGGCCTGGGCTTGGGCCTGAGGTTTCACATCTTGGGTGGGGGAGGTGGTACACTCTGAGGGAGCTTGAGGATGCCACTGGAGGGTTGAGTCCTGAAAATGTGGTTGGTGAAGGTGGCTATGGCATTGTCTATCATGGGGTACTCAATGATGGTACCAAAATTGCTGTCAAGAACCTCTTGAATAACAA GGGACAAGCTGAGAAAGAATTTAAAGTAGAGGTAGAAGCAATTGGTCGAGTGCGACACAAAAATCTTGTTAGGTTGCTTGGATACTGTGTCGAGGGAGCCTACAG GATGCTTGTGTATGAGTATGTAGACAATGGCAATCTAGAACAATGGCTGCATGGGGATGTTGGAGCTGTAAGCCCTTTGACATGGAACATACGGATGAACATTATATTGGGAACAGCAAGAGG ATTGGCCTATCTTCATGAGGGTCTTGAACCAAAAGTTGTCCACCGAGATGTGAAATCAAGTAACATACTCATTGATCGCCAATGGAACTCCAAGGTTTCTGATTTTGGGCTTGCTAAGCTTTTATGTTCTGAGAATAGTTATGTCACAACTCGAGTGATGGGAACATTTGG tTATGTTGCACCAGAATATGCATGCACCGGAATGCTAACTGAGAAGAGTGATATTTATAGCTTTGGGATACTTATCATGGAGATAATTACCGGAAGAAGCCCTGTTGATTATAGTAGACCACAAGGAGAG GTTAATTTAATAGAATGGTTGAAGACTATGGTTGGGAATCGAAAATCTGAGGAAGTAGTTGATCCTAAGCTCCCTGAGATGCCATCTTCAAAGGCTCTTAAACGCGCTTTGTTGATTGCTCTTCGGTGTGTTGATCCTGATGCAACCAAGAGGCCAAAAATGGGACATGTGATCCACATGCTTGAAGCAGATGACCTGTTATTCCATACT GAACAAAGAACTGAGGGAGAGTCTTCCCGTTCCTATCAAAGTGAGCAAAGGGACTCAAATTTAGATAAGAGAAGAGATGGAGGTGCCAATGATAAAAGTGAAGATGCTAGTACTAGATGGAGATGA